The genomic stretch caacaatgtttaaaagcaaataacaaccaacatgcaaagaaactacaaaagaaatgttgaaacagccaaatgattgccaactttagggaattgacttcttcaaacttgaaggtttggatcaacaagctttttgacattgacacggtgatcttcaaattcttttccttcattctcatcgttgaacgcaaccttcttgaatccactactcacttctccttttctttcattggtatgggtcgtgacattggaaatccaagacggtatctcaatgctcttaccaggaaacaatgatagctcattagccacatccctgaccTCTTCCTTGTGGAACAAAAACTTGAGGGGCCTCAggggtcctttccctttctcattacctggcccagaaatcaaggtatatgtacccGAGCCTTcttccttgagtgttggtgaccttatgtcaatcaacCCTTGCAacttgagcttaaaactcttgcattcctcgatggagtgccccattgtcccagtatggtattcgcacttgatcttcgggtgatcttcttcaaaaactaaactctttttgttaatcagtcctcgtaccaaggcttttagcgcaaagcaagaatctaggtcatgtcccaatgcccctttatggaattcacatgttgcatttggattgtaccatggcaggtatggtgacacaggtgcgagagctcgaggggtcaccaaagcattttggatcagttgcgggtagagcttgctatatggcaccggaatcgagtcattgtgatccttgttcctcttgttctgattctgatttttattctgaacctggctttggtgactttgaggaggaatagccagaggatgttgctgatgacgtcttgagggaggtccatatactggtaaataaggagttgccacatagaatttcccttgacttggggtgACACCAGATGGATGCGgggtagtagctctctttgttgcagcagtgtatattgggtgaccctcttttctcaacaagacttgcagggtttccaagacccatctcatttggctcttcaaaagattaagttcctccttcagcgcttcttggcttttccttagctcgtccatcatctcctgagacatggttctttgttctaaacgcgtgttgagaatcactttgcttcaTGGACAAAGGAGAGATGAGTTTTTTGGTATTTTCGAGAAATGATATGAAATGCATGATGACAAATGCATATGCAATGGTatatgaatggatgcaatgcatgccatgcatatttgtgtttttttttataCACGGATTCAAAAGTCCGAGGTACTGATAAATCTGATTgttttccaagaataggttctcaccgggtatgatctagggttttgttacaaaggatccccagagtcattgattcacaagaatgtttgacgcttacgggaaatactttccggtcgtcaactccatcaagggaatctattctgggtgaggttctcgtaccgacccttacgaagtattcacctcgggagtccgtactacgcaaccatcgactgggttctagacagggtactcagagtcatggattcaaaagactgtttgacgcttacggaaaatactttccggtcatcaactccatctagggaatctattctgagcgaggttctcgtatcgatccttacgaggtcgggaatccatactacgcaaccatcatttctagttggccaaaggtttaatgttctaaaaggtccttagagtcatggacccctttgaaacatcgacgcttacgaggtatacacctagggcgacaatatttgcaaaaggatctactctaagtgaggttctcgtaccgacccttacgaagtattcacctcggaagcccgtactactcaaccatcgtcctatcttatgttttctttcactctagactcgggtgtagagtctttcccacatggtttgcaatcaaatacccaagtaccaacaatcacaatagaaccaatatacaacagatatcaatataacaataaagatattaaaagcaataaataagggaaaagccataaaattaaacaaacaaaggcacacaaacgtcctaactaggcttgacttgCTAAGTACATGgggtttccccagcagagtcgccatctgtcgcacctcgaaaaaatggggatacgacttcaaagcgaagcgcgatcgcacgctcgcaatgatggactgaacagagtcgccaccgaactttatttattcctaaaaaggaaaggggaaatatcgataaaacccaaaacaaaacgacaatgattattggtcgtcgcaaccaaatcagggttcgggagtcgattacgcaaggggaaggtattagcacccctcacgtccgttgtactcaacgggaaccattaggtcagttgtgtgtGTTAAcgttagttgaaatattaggcttttcagttattaggtgggaaagaaagaataaaagaaaggaaaatatttttggattttttaacgaaggactaaacctaagttttttattagtgggcctgacaagatttataaatcctgctcctacgtatctcaaaagagaaatcaaggcttacgtagttctgggtagaaaaaggtttgtttgttggtcgattttagcgaaagctatattgtattaatcgacaaaaacattgtcttacccaaaacagatgaggagtggacgcataccacacatcgaacggatttataaatctacattcggaaaagcgtcattatctctactcaacaatcgtggccgaaacattgttttgtatcacttaagacaagatacctttcgtttatgaaaaaggtttttgattaatcgcacgacggcgagaaaagGAGTTTGATTGGTCGAgtgtattttgagtgatggcgagaacttggatgagcgagatatacatctcgaatcctagcctcaggagtgcatggtatacaccatgttccatttccatctttattgaaagaggttaagataggaattaagtattttggaatttgattgagaaagggtttgaagaaaccgcattgataattttagacgatggcgagagttaagattggcgaggcatacatctcgaatcttaacctcaggagtgcatggtatacaccatgttccatttccacctttattgaaaaaagtgttaaataagatttaggtatcttagatttgattgagaaagggtttgacgaaaccacattgacaattttaaacgatggcgagagttaagattggcgaggcatacgtctcgaatcttaacctcaggagtgcatggtatacaccatgttccatttccacctttattgaaaagtgtttagatagggattaggtattttgagttttgttatgaaaatgtcttgacctagatcaagtattgatggatGTTGGAgaaaagatttgaatgagtgtttgaggGAGCAAAGTGGATAAgtttggatgatggcgagagctaggattggcgagatatacatctcgaatcctagtctcaggagtgcgtggtatacaccacgttccatttccatctttattgaaaaggttttgaatatgaattaatatttttttgagtttttattagaaaaaatggcttgacgttgaatcaagcgtttgatgagAGTTTGAAAGGAATGGAATAAAATGCGAGGAAGAAATGGATTGGTTTGTTTActgagaaaatactcgacgttggatcgagtcatatttttttgtatttttttgaaattgttgattttacTCTTGTGTTAGTATTTAACTaaatagtcaaacaaataaagaaatgaaatagtacaagattattacgcatcgggggagtggggtacattttgtcaaatggggattaaaaaatcatgaaataattaaatcggacccaaacaaataatgcatgagtgtaagtgcaagagaaccggctcattgtaagaaagcccaagagtaagctatgtgaggttgatggcgatgcttaaaaagcaatcgacttacaaaggtgtgaaaatgggctcgatattgaatcgagaaaaaaatatgatttttatagttttaaaatggtttcgaacacatgatgcaattaaaagaaaaacaaatctatattattaaacaataataaaaagCTATGAGTAATAAAGcataaatataaaagaaaatgttaaaagaaaaaaaactacaCTTAGGGGAATTGAACCCACCACACTAAAGACCTAGATACCACTCctctccaccagaccacttaCCAACTAACTGGTATTTTAATGCCAACTTAAATATGTAAACTAAGATAGATTAAAAaaggaattaaaataaaaaaccaAATAAAAAAAAGGAAATTGTTGACCTACTAGTAAttaaacctaattaaactaatcAAAATTAAAAATCCTAATTAATCAGATTAACTCCTAATTATGATCCTAAAAAAATCTAATATTTTAAACTAATATTATTTTACTCTAAACCTAAATCTAATTTTAAATTTCTAATTATATCCTAAAAAATCTAATATTCTAAACTAATTACCTAATATTCCTAATTAACCTATTATATACTtaagaaaaaaaaatctaaatttCAAAACAAAAGCTAATTGTAGGGAGTAGTCTGTTTGGGCTTTAGTTCAAACCAAACCCAAATCCCATGAGCCAGTATTCAACACGATGCCAAAAAGCGCTTATGCAAATAAGCTAAGAAAACAACTCAAGGTGAGAAGTGCTTATGCAAATAAGCTATGAAAACAAATCGTGGGTTTACGTTCACAATAACAAACATCACACTTCATATCAGAGCATCACACTCATCACCAGCTCAGTATCGCTCTCCAACTCACCTCTCCATCGCTCTCACCATCTCACGATCGTTCACACCTAAGTCATCATTCCTCAACCAAAGCGCGAAAAGAGAAAGACAAATGGACAGGACGGCTCACCTTCGACGGTGACGGGGTACTCAGGTAGTCCTTGAATCTCCAAATACTGGTTTCTTGCTTCGATTTTGGGATTAGGGTTCTTTGAGATTCCTTTCCGCCTCCACTTTTCGTTTTTTCTTCTTGACCCTCTCTCCATTTTTTCGTCTTTTTCTCTTCTATTTATGTTCACAGCTAGGGCTTTGGTTTGATGCTCAAAAGCTCAAAGAAGCAAAATCTAGAAGTGCTTTTTCTGCTCAGAAACGAGTTTGTCCTCTCTGATGCTATCTTCCGGAAACGGTAATATGGACTTCTGCTTTCTCTTCGCTTTTCGTCTCTATTCAAATTTGGGAATTTTTTTGGAATTTCACTGCCTGATGGTTATCTTGTTTACTGCAGTGAAGTCATTGGAGATTCCAAAAGCAATTTTCGGTTTTTGATTATCTCATGCAGTTGACTAATAGTTGGGCGCTCCGCTTCTAAGACACTCCATATCAGTTTCTTATAATTCAAAAGAGAGCAAATGTGTTTCCAATGAATCAGGTGAACTCTTCTGCAGCAACTTTCTCTTTGAATTCTGAAAGATTTCCATCTTGTAATCTAGATTTTGAAACTTGGGAATTGACTCCAATAACTGCTAATCCAGTTTTATCCGATGAAATGGCAGGAACAGATTTGAGAGGTCGTGCGCTTGTGCTTTATATTTTTCATGCAAACAAACTCCTTTGATAAGGGTGTTGTCATTCGGGCTTCCAGATGCTACACATTTGACCTTTACATAATTACCGGGATCCATACTGCCGCCTTTACTAGTGTCTGGTTACAGAAGATGTTCCTGTCAATAATGTTGTTAGGTTGCAGAGGGAAATGGCATGATATGTTTGTGGTCCAGGCTGAAGAGTGAAACATGCAGGGTCAGCCTTCCTTTTCCGCGGTTATAGAAGAAAAGCATGGCATTACAATTGCTCACAAAACCCCGATAGAAGTTGGTCAAGAAGGATAAACTTTATCGGATGGAACACTTACGGTTAATGGATAACAAACTGCGAATGCACACTTAACAAACGGCAGCAAGTTGCAGTAGAGAAGAACAACCGTAAGTTGCAGTGGATTTTTAGGCGTCCAAAGCTTCTAACGAGAACCGAAATCAAAGCTGTTGCCGAGACAAACTGCAAAAGCTGTCAATGGAAAATAGAAGCAGCAACAACCAAATGACATGTCACAGAGTTGCTACACAACCGCATACCACCAAACTCCATTCAGCGGAAAACACGTGCAAGCTTCAACGACAACACCAACTGTGGAAATTTGAACTTACAATGGGACTCGACCTTTCTACGGCATTTGTACTATGGCTAATGGTATTGGAATCATTATCCATTTTCTTTAAATTATCACGTGCGTAGGATTTAGAAGTTGAGTATGATTTTGTTAAGGATTGTTGCAGGGTATCATTGTAGTAACTTCAACAGGTTGGTTTTAACTTGTTGAATGGTCCCTTTTGTTTTGCAACAGCTTAGAGCGAAATCGCAACAGGTACAAAGATATACTTAAATATTATGTCTCTTTGTAACTCCATGAGTTTTCTTGTAACAGAGATATTTAAGCATATTTTGTCTTGCAATATACAGCATTGTCCTTGTGCTGCAAATTTACGGTTTATTATGTTTTGCAGCATGACTCTTGTTGCCCATCCCAATCAACATACAAATGACGCTGCAACCCTGTATATTGGAATTCGATGGCATGCTAGGTTGAGGTGCATCATGACATTGAGTGGCTTGGGATAGAAGCTGCTGAAATAACCAATGTGCTCTGCTACTTCCAGTTGTGCAACGAGGATTACTTGTGGTGTATTTGGTGGGGGAGGAATTCCAGACCCAATAATGTTCTCGTGCATATCTACTGCTTCTCGATTTCCAAGACAGAAAAAGTTCAAATAGTCTTGTGGAGAAAACACTGCTTCGAGCCCAACTTCAACCAAAGTATTGTAAATTGTCTTGTACATCATTTCCATTGTTTTATGCTGCCAAAATAAAATCCGTTGAGTGGCAGCACCTGTTGGATCACCCTCTGGCCACATTGGAATAATTATGTATACTGCAAACCTCTCGTTTGCCTTTATTTTTTCGGCAATCTTAAAGGCAATCTCCATTGGAATTAAATTATTTGCACCAAGGTCTTTATATTCGCTCCAATTGTATGAAGAACCAATGAAATATTGATTCTCTATATAAATGTAATGCTGCGCGGCACGAATGACCTTTACATATGCTGTATGTATGCTCATGTCAATCAACACATTCTTCCCACATATTA from Lathyrus oleraceus cultivar Zhongwan6 chromosome 7, CAAS_Psat_ZW6_1.0, whole genome shotgun sequence encodes the following:
- the LOC127102490 gene encoding phospholipase D beta 1-like, translating into MQLVKEFSKFMHGEFEMGLMGELNYFLGLQINQINEGTFVCQTKYCKDFVKRFEMVDANPIDTLMTTNSNLERNENGKDMGVKKYRATKLRLYDDALLKIERVSNIIHVSDTPSVGDDNPEAWHTQIFRSIDSTSVEGFPKEPKDALEKNLICGKNVLIDMSIHTAYVKVIRAAQHYIYIENQYFIGSSYNWSEYKDLGANNLIPMEIAFKIAEKIKANERFAVYIIIPMWPEGDPTGAATQRILFWQHKTMEMMYKTIYNTLVEVGLEAVFSPQDYLNFFCLGNREAVDMHENIIGSGIPPPPNTPQVILVAQLEVAEHIGYFSSFYPKPLNVMMHLNLACHRIPIYRVAASFVC